In the genome of Fodinicurvata sp. EGI_FJ10296, the window GACGGAGTCCATCATCGACCATCTTGATGGCTACCAAGGCAGCCGGCCGGTGCGCAAAGGAAACGGTGCGCATGACCAGCGCCAAATGGATGTCTTCGGGGAAGTCATGGACTGGGCGCTGGTCTTCCAGCGCCTTGGCGGTACCGTTAACGCTAAGCAAAAGACAATGCTGCGCGGCATCGCAGACTATGTGGTCGCGGTCTGGGATCAGCCCGATCAGGGGTTGTGGGAAATGCGCGGCGAGCCCCGGCATCATGTCCATGGTAAAATCATGTGTTGGGTGGCACTGGATCGTGCGGCTCGGCTGCTGGGCGACCAGCCGACATGGGCGCGGGCGCGTGACGCCGCGCTTGCCGAAATCAAACAACGGGGTGTCGACACCGACCGCGATCATTTGATCCAGGCATACGACCATACAGGCGTCGATGCGGCGCTGCTGACTGTGCCGCTGCTTGGTTTTCCGGTTTCGGCCCGCTGTCTGGAACAAACAGTGCAAGCGGTCGAACGCGAATTGCGGTCCGGCGATTTCGTCTACCGCTATATTGGATCCGACGGTCTGGAAGGTGGGGAAGGCTGTTTCCTGATCTGCAGTTTCTGGCTGGTCGAGGCGTTGCTTGCGGTTGGTCGTATCGACGAGGGCCGGACGCTCTTCGAGCGTTTGATCGATCAGGCCAACGATGTCGGTCTTTATGCCGAGGAAATCGACCCGAACAGCGGCGCCTTTCTCGGCAACATGCCGCAGGCCTTCACCCACCTGTCTCTGGTGTCGGCCGCCTTCCATTTGGCCATGGCCGAAGAGGCGGGCGCCAGGGCTCTGGCCGGAAGTCATGCCGACCGAACCGGGCGCAGCGTCGGGGCGACATTCGGGATTCGCGGTTTGTTGTCGGCCTTCAGCACCACCCGTCGGGTTGGTCGACTGCTGCCATCCAGGAAGTCCGTGATGCCGCGCGCCCTGGCGCAATAGCCAACACACCCCTATACGCGGCCGGCGCGCGCGTGAAGCAATGCCGGTAATTCGTTCGAAAAAGAGCCTACCCCGCACAGCAGGAAAGCGTCGCCACGTTCTTGTCGAAGGCCAGTGCGGCAAGCTTCAGCCCTTCAACGGTCGTCAGATACGGGAATAGCATCTCGCCGAGCGCCTTCGCCGTCATGCCGGTCTTAAGGGCAACCGCCAGCGTCTGAACGCTATCGGCAGCTTCGGGTGCAAGGATCTGGCCGCCGAGCAGACGGTCGGTTCCGGCGTCCGCCACCAGTTTGATCAACCCGCGCGCATCACGCGCTGCAAGCGCCCGTGGCACTTGATCGAGCGGCAGGACCGAGGTCTTGACGTCGTAGCCCGCGTTTCTGGCCGTGGCCGCGCTCAGGCCGACGCCGGCCACCTGAGGATCGTTGAACACCACCCAGGGCATGGCGCTATTGTCATAGACAAGGCTGTCACCATTCAGAGCGTTGAGCGCGGCAACCTTGCCGCCGTAAGCGGCCATATACACAAACTGGTCGCGGCCAGTCACGTCACCGGCTGCATAGATGATCGGATTGGAGGTGCGCATCATCGCGTCGACCGAGATAGCGCCGCTGTCGGCGCGTTGCACACCGTTCTTATGAAGATCGAGCCCGCGCGTGTTGGGCGTTCGCCCCGTTGCAGCCAAAACCTGCTCCGCCCGAAGAGTTTCTTCGCGGCCATCGATCTCCACGATCAGGCCAACGCCGCGTTCATCCCGCGTGACCTGCCGATAGGCAAGGCCAACATGCACCATCAAGCCTTCGTCGCGCAGATACCCGGTCAGGGCTTCCGACACTTCCGGCTCTGCCTCTGGGAGAAGACGCGAACGGGCGACGATGGTCACACGCGTACCCATACGCGCAAACATCTGAGCGAGTTCGCAGCCGACATAGCCGCCGCCGATCACAATCAGCGAACGCGGCAGGTCGGTCAGCTCCAGCGCTGTGGTGCTGGTCAGCCACGGTACATCATCAAAGCCGGGAATGTCCGGTTGGCCCGGTGCCGCCCCGGTGGTAATGATCGTCTTTCCCGCCCGTACGATCCGTCCGCCAACGGCGACGCCCCCGGTCGTCAGGCATGCGGCCCCGTCGAAATAGGATATGCCGGGATAGGCCGACAGCAGATCGATGTATTTGCGCTGACGAAGCGTCGTCACCAGATCATCCTTCGCCGCAACGAGCGCGCCCCAATCCATTATATGGGCTTCGCCGGAGAGCCCGGGAAAGCGGCTGGCGGCGCGCGCACCATGCAGGACTTCGGCGGCGCGGATCATTGTCTTCGACGGCACGCAGCCGACATTGACGCAAGTGCCACCGATCGTGCCGTGCCCGACGAGGGCGACTTCGGCACCCTGTTCGGCGGCAGTTATGGCGGCAGAGAACCCGGCGGAACCGGCACCAACGACGGCGAGGTCGTAGGCGCCGTGGCTCTTTGGCTCCGGCATATAGCAATCCGTCATATCAGGTGTTTTCCTTTGTCGCTTTAGTGTCGGTTTCGCAGCAGGCGGCAACCCGCTGCCGCCGCCAAAGACCGAAGACCGCGATCCCGGCGAAAACCGCCAACGCCGGAAGAAGAACGTAATCGAGCCAGCCGAGCCATGCCGCGAGACCGGC includes:
- a CDS encoding glycoside hydrolase family 15 protein — encoded protein: MDYAPIRDYAAVGDCHGSALVSRTGSVDWCSLERFDADPIFCRLLDSDQGGFLEVVPSEIRAVAREYEAGTNVLNTTIFAEDGAFTLIDFMPVGRQPRVGAHNYVDLDAPHVFARIIIQVEGRPTVTIRYRPSAAFGRVPTHLTLTTGAVTSADGPVLYHDLNGVKGSGDKIVARIRLAPGERRNLMVAARPLNQTRPLTALDQLLSITRAFWREWLDYNRYDGRYKHAVDRSLLTLKLLTYAPTGAIVAAATSSLPEEIGGTRNWDYRYCWLRDSAFTLAALATAGYGGEAARFSGFLQRACAASYPTLNIMYGIDVETDLTESIIDHLDGYQGSRPVRKGNGAHDQRQMDVFGEVMDWALVFQRLGGTVNAKQKTMLRGIADYVVAVWDQPDQGLWEMRGEPRHHVHGKIMCWVALDRAARLLGDQPTWARARDAALAEIKQRGVDTDRDHLIQAYDHTGVDAALLTVPLLGFPVSARCLEQTVQAVERELRSGDFVYRYIGSDGLEGGEGCFLICSFWLVEALLAVGRIDEGRTLFERLIDQANDVGLYAEEIDPNSGAFLGNMPQAFTHLSLVSAAFHLAMAEEAGARALAGSHADRTGRSVGATFGIRGLLSAFSTTRRVGRLLPSRKSVMPRALAQ
- the merF gene encoding mercury resistance system transport protein MerF, which gives rise to MKDATIIKTGAIGTVIAAICCFTPVLVILFGIAGLAAWLGWLDYVLLPALAVFAGIAVFGLWRRQRVAACCETDTKATKENT
- the merA gene encoding mercury(II) reductase — protein: MTDCYMPEPKSHGAYDLAVVGAGSAGFSAAITAAEQGAEVALVGHGTIGGTCVNVGCVPSKTMIRAAEVLHGARAASRFPGLSGEAHIMDWGALVAAKDDLVTTLRQRKYIDLLSAYPGISYFDGAACLTTGGVAVGGRIVRAGKTIITTGAAPGQPDIPGFDDVPWLTSTTALELTDLPRSLIVIGGGYVGCELAQMFARMGTRVTIVARSRLLPEAEPEVSEALTGYLRDEGLMVHVGLAYRQVTRDERGVGLIVEIDGREETLRAEQVLAATGRTPNTRGLDLHKNGVQRADSGAISVDAMMRTSNPIIYAAGDVTGRDQFVYMAAYGGKVAALNALNGDSLVYDNSAMPWVVFNDPQVAGVGLSAATARNAGYDVKTSVLPLDQVPRALAARDARGLIKLVADAGTDRLLGGQILAPEAADSVQTLAVALKTGMTAKALGEMLFPYLTTVEGLKLAALAFDKNVATLSCCAG